From one Paenibacillus sp. FSL K6-1330 genomic stretch:
- a CDS encoding MFS transporter, protein MVTFFLLIIYLAFISLGLPDSLLGVAWPAMQPDIGAAFESAGLLSMVVTGGTIVSSLISGSVIERFGTGMVTLISCLLTASALLGFAYAPSLFWLILLAIPLGLGAGAVDTGLNHYVANHYKAHHMSWLHCFWGVGATLGPIIMSYSMGANDTWRDGYFTVSMLQFVLVFILLLTLPLWRIVASQHRQPEGMIEEQTGNESTNSDEAIVQKHGKPLQIRGVKITLLAFLFYCGVEATVGLWGASFLVGTRDLSPETAAVWVSMYYGGITFGRFITGFVTLRLNNRTLIRAGQVTAITGAVLLLLPLHSYLSLIGLIVIGLGLAPIFPCLLHETPARFGKAQSSRIMGYQMAVAYTGTTILPPLFGIVAAQISIGLFPVVILLFALIMLLSSEKVNRILYQSRKSEA, encoded by the coding sequence GTGGTAACATTTTTTCTTCTAATTATTTATTTGGCCTTTATCAGTTTAGGGCTTCCGGATTCCTTGCTCGGGGTGGCCTGGCCGGCCATGCAGCCGGATATCGGTGCTGCCTTCGAATCCGCAGGGTTGCTATCGATGGTCGTAACCGGAGGCACGATTGTATCCAGCTTGATTAGCGGGAGCGTGATCGAACGCTTCGGAACGGGTATGGTTACGCTTATCAGCTGTTTGTTGACGGCGAGTGCGCTGCTCGGTTTTGCGTATGCGCCATCGCTGTTCTGGCTCATTCTGCTGGCGATTCCGCTGGGTTTAGGCGCAGGCGCGGTCGATACGGGACTGAACCACTATGTAGCAAACCATTATAAGGCCCACCATATGAGCTGGCTGCACTGCTTCTGGGGCGTGGGCGCAACGTTAGGGCCGATTATCATGTCCTATTCCATGGGTGCTAACGATACATGGAGAGACGGATATTTTACCGTATCCATGCTGCAGTTCGTTCTGGTCTTCATCCTGCTGCTCACGCTCCCACTCTGGAGGATCGTGGCAAGTCAGCATCGGCAGCCCGAAGGCATGATTGAAGAACAAACGGGAAATGAATCAACGAACAGCGATGAAGCCATTGTCCAGAAGCACGGAAAGCCGCTCCAAATTAGAGGGGTAAAGATAACCCTGTTGGCGTTTTTGTTCTATTGCGGAGTGGAAGCGACCGTCGGCTTATGGGGAGCGAGCTTTCTCGTAGGAACCCGAGATCTGTCCCCGGAAACAGCAGCAGTATGGGTGTCCATGTATTATGGAGGCATCACATTCGGCCGATTCATTACAGGATTCGTAACGCTGAGGTTGAACAATCGGACGCTCATCCGTGCTGGACAAGTGACGGCTATTACCGGTGCAGTCCTGTTGTTGCTGCCGCTGCATTCCTATCTTTCTCTCATTGGACTCATTGTTATCGGACTCGGGCTTGCACCCATATTCCCTTGTTTGCTGCATGAAACGCCAGCCCGCTTCGGCAAAGCTCAATCATCCAGAATCATGGGTTATCAGATGGCTGTTGCCTATACCGGCACCACGATCTTACCCCCACTGTTTGGTATCGTTGCGGCTCAAATATCGATAGGTTTATTCCCCGTCGTCATTCTGTTGTTTGCCCTGATCATGCTGCTCAGCTCCGAGAAAGTGAACCGGATCCTTTATCAAAGCAGGAAAAGCGAGGCTTGA